In the genome of Amaranthus tricolor cultivar Red isolate AtriRed21 chromosome 15, ASM2621246v1, whole genome shotgun sequence, one region contains:
- the LOC130801897 gene encoding uncharacterized protein At5g19025: MVHCNPSISEFNLIDQSSRMAVSMNLTYPYSKSKQTNQFQKIRKIPISSSDHIMSSSCCESRLAVLDVIMLIAAIGAIVFLLYPYVNFTYAKVSEMGSLVCCVLKDEIYENPIIYGSLGLSMVCVAIAARAIVMCTTRKCGNPSCRGLWKAAEFDIQLETEECVRNSNSSAKDGVKKGLFELPRDHHRELEAELKKIAPPNGRAVLVFRARCGCSVGRMEVPGPRKTRKIKK, encoded by the coding sequence ATGGTTCATTGCAATCCTTCAATTTCTgaatttaatttgattgatcAATCTAGTAGGATGGCTGTTTCAATGAATCTTACATACccatattcaaaatcaaagcaAACTAATCAATTTCAAAAGATTAGAAAAATACCCATTTCTTCATCTGATCATATCATGTCTTCAAGTTGCTGTGAATCTCGTTTAGCTGTTCTTGATGTGATAATGTTGATTGCTGCAATTGGTGCTATTGTGTTTTTGCTTTATCCATATGTTAATTTTACATATGCTAAAGTTTCTGAGATGGGTTCTTTAGTATGCTGTGTTCTGAAAGATGAAATTTATGAGAATCCCATTATTTATGGGTCTTTGGGGCTTAGTATGGTGTGTGTAGCAATAGCTGCTAGAGCAATTGTGATGTGCACAACTCGAAAATGTGGGAATCCAAGTTGCCGTGGCCTTTGGAAGGCTGCTGAATTTGACATTCAACTTGAGACCGAGGAATGTGTGAGGAACTCTAATTCATCAGCTAAGGATGGTGTTAAGAAGGGCTTATTCGAGTTACCTCGTGATCATCACCGCGAATTGGAAGCTGAGCTTAAGAAAATTGCACCACCTAATGGAAGAGCAGTGCTTGTGTTTCGGGCTAGGTGTGGATGTTCTGTGGGTAGAATGGAAGTTCCGGGTCCAAGGAAAACTCGAAAGATCAAGAAATAG
- the LOC130801899 gene encoding probable calcium-binding protein CML46 has translation MEKASSSISHNTLLSNLLDFSLLYSIVYDFQQSISCFFHHKSSSFCDFEPKLDDKKKNYDVGKKDLEHLVSKNGKNEGDYCLFGHDINLVMERLGIQKCVFEGDEEVEKKCDFDEISDLFEEEPSLEEVKEAFDVFDQNKDGFIDAQELLRVLEALGLRQGQGYELHECNNMINAFNTIKDGKLGFNDFVRFMLNTL, from the coding sequence ATGGAGAAAGCATCATCATCAATTTCTCATAACACCCTCCTTTCAAATTTACTTGATTTTTCTTTGTTATATAGTATTGTATATGACTTTCAACAAAGCATATCATgtttttttcatcataaatcttCATCTTTTTGTGATTTTGAACCCAAATTAGATGATAAGAAGAAGAATTATGATGTGGGTAAGAAGGATTTGGAACATTTGGTGAGCAAAAATGGTAAAAATGAGGGTGATTATTGCTTGTTTGGGCATGATATAAATTTGGTTATGGAAAGACTTGGAATACAAAAGTGTGTATTTGAAGGAGATGAAGAGGTTGAAAAGAAGTGTGATTTTGATGAAATTAGTGATTTATTTGAAGAAGAACCAAGTTTGGAAGAGGTTAAGGAAgcttttgatgtgtttgatcaaaataaagaTGGGTTTATTGATGCACAAGAATTGCTGAGGGTGCTCGAGGCTTTAGGGCTTAGACAAGGTCAAGGATATGAGTTGCATGAATGCAACAATATGATTAATGCCTTTAATACAATTAAGGATGGGAAACTTGGTTTTAATGACTTTGTAAGATTTATGTTGAAcacattataa
- the LOC130801881 gene encoding zinc-finger homeodomain protein 9-like codes for MDLTARETGSGLSIIPPTKSPEAESETPPRIQPSKAISFSNGVLKRHAPPCVVYKECLKNHAANSGGHALDGCGEFMPVPNASSADPTSLKCAACGCHRNFHRREPEELMGNTGTGYTHMIEYHPHHRHHPLPPPGSNPMTGPAVGSRGGGRSPGSSSPPPISSTYYPGSAPHMLLALSGGGPENGPHNGTHQLMNSSSSHPASRKRFRTKFTQNQKDKMYEFAEKVGWKMQKTNEEMVNGFCNEIGVERGVFKVWMHNNKNTFGKRSASAITTAGDVNGVTNYSNLNTNPITNNDLNDDNPIIDEDEIGNLNGNGNSNSSSINNNHNSSNHHIHHHHHQQYNGKNTNGSSSSS; via the coding sequence ATGGATTTGACTGCAAGAGAAACGGGTTCGGGTCTGAGTATAATTCCGCCCACAAAAAGTCCAGAAGCTGAAAGTGAAACCCCACCTCGGATCCAGCCTTCTAAGGCGATTTCCTTCAGCAATGGTGTGTTGAAGCGTCACGCGCCGCCGTGTGTTGTATACAAAGAGTGTTTGAAAAACCATGCGGCGAATTCCGGTGGTCACGCGCTTGATGGGTGCGGAGAATTCATGCCGGTTCCCAACGCATCTTCTGCTGACCCGACTTCGCTAAAGTGCGCCGCATGTGGTTGTCACCGGAATTTCCACCGTCGTGAGCCGGAAGAATTGATGGGAAATACTGGTACGGGTTATACCCATATGATCGAGTACCACCCGCATCATCGACACCATCCACTTCCGCCTCCTGGGTCTAATCCCATGACGGGTCCGGCAGTAGGTTCTCGTGGTGGTGGACGGAGTCCTGGGTCTTCATCACCTCCGCCGATCTCATCTACTTACTACCCAGGTTCTGCACCCCATATGCTATTAGCTTTAAGCGGTGGTGGACCTGAAAACGGACCGCACAACGGGACCCACCAGTTGATGAACTCATCCTCCTCCCACCCGGCAAGCAGAAAGCGATTCAGGACAAAATTCACCCAAAATCAGAAAGATAAAATGTACGAGTTTGCAGAAAAAGTAGGATGGAAAATGcagaaaacaaatgaagaaatgGTAAATGGATTTTGCAATGAAATTGGGGTTGAAAGAGGAGTATTCAAAGTTTGGATGCATAATAACAAGAACACTTTCGGGAAGAGATCTGCATCTGCCATTACAACTGCTGGTGATGTTAATGGTGTTACTAATTATAGTAATCTAAACACTAATCCCATCACTAATAATGATCTGAATGATGATAATCCAATTATTGATGAAGATGAGATTGGTAATTTGAATGGAAATGGGAATAGTAATAGCAGTAgtatcaacaacaaccataattCTTCAAACCACCATAtccatcaccatcatcatcaacagTATAATGGCAAGAACACTAATggttcttcttcctcttcttga